AAACAAATTGAAATAAGGTTGATCAACCAATGATCAGATCAAACTACCGGTATTATCAGCAATTTCAACAAAAACAACCAGATACAGGATCACAGACTTCTACAATGTCTTCCCAAAGGTTCTGTCTCAGATGGAATAACCATCAGTCTAATCTCTTATCAGTATTTGATCAGCTTTTACAAGATGAGAGTTTTGTAGATGTAACCCTAGCGGTTGATGGTCAATTCATCAGAGCACATAAGATTGTGCTGTCTGCTTGCAGTCCGTACTTTCAATCCCTATTCATAAACCACCAAGAAAAGCACCCCATAGTCATTTTGAAAGATGTTCCTCTGGCTGATATGAAATCGCTGTTGGATTTTATGTACAAAGGAGAGGTCAGCGTTGACCAGGATCGTTTAACAGCTTTTTTGAGGGTGGCAGAAAATTTACGAATAAAAGGTTTAACAGAAGTTAACGAAGAAAAATGTGATAATATAGCTTCATCTTTATCTCAAAACAATTCCTACATACCTAACTTGAACAGGCTGCCTAATGTTAAAAGAATGggtaataatttcaatatgTTGGGAAACGCCTTATTACAACCAAAACGGAAAAGAGGGAGACCAAGAAAACTCTCCGGTAGTTCCAATCCTGGCGATGAGTATAATGAAAATATAGTGCAAGGTAGTCCTGAACACTTGGAGGTTAAAATGGGTATGGATGGATTTGGTGGCAACAATTCAGATTCAAGCAGTAGTAAAGCAGATAAGGATAACGACTATGAGGATTCGAAAATTAAAGCTGAAATGGAACCAGTTGCTGGAACATCGAAAGATGAGAGCAGGGATGTTTCAAAAAGTCCAGAAAATGACTACCAATCTTATGGTGAGTAGACTTTctttaaaatatcaattcattttcattgaagTCGTTGAATATATTAGAGGCCAATATCTTCTTTTCATGTAAGGGAACATATATTAGTTCGATCAAAACTTGATTTTACTCTTCATTTTCTTGCTATATCGGGCATTTATATTTTTGGCTAATAGCCAGAAGGCTATTAAAAAAGGCATTTTGAAATTGCGGAGTGTTCATATGGAAACTGTAATATAAATTGGAGAAAAATAGACTCCCAAACATTGTCAATGAGAATTGAAAAGCCTTCACCACTTCCTAACCAAATAAGAATGATAAACATGGGGGAATGATAAAGTCCACTAGCGTAAGTGCATGGTATCTGGAAAATTGATAACAAAGATGAAATTCAACTGATAAAACTCAGATTACAGACTAAGGAACTCCACATCCTTCTTTTCATatctcaatgaaaaattatcgaAGTCAAAAATATTATCTTTCTGAAATTGAtgccctttttttttttcacttctatTTGTTTTTAAGTGAAGGGAAAAGCTATAGTGCTCCAATACAGTGATAGTGTTTGCATAAACGTGCATCAATTGTTTGAGGTGagttaaataattttttaaaaaaagggAAGAGTTTAAGGAATGAGCCACATGTGAAcatttgaaaattgcaattttctgaAAGCATGTGAATTTGTTACAATTGAGCGGCTTATTCCCTATAGCTTTTCCCTTTATTTTGATTTAATTTTCATGCAACGCTTTTTATCTTTTTTGTGcaccaacatttttttcttatgtcaTTCGTTATGGGTTACCATAGGTTATCAATTAATATGTTTTGAGCTTTTGAAACTTTTTATATGCATGCACGAATAGCTCAAATAATTTCTTGAAATAGCTCAAATGGCTTCAACTCTCAGAATAATGAAATAAGTAGTGTTTGTTGCAGTACAAAATACAACAGTAACAAATCACATATATTTCCTCATCATGGTGAATACTTTTTAACAATATTTATaacttatataaatatatatttctaaAACTACTTTATGGAACTTGAAAAAATCTTAATCTACCCTATTGATTAATTAATCACCGCAAGTGCTGAAGAAgtcatgaaaaattattagaTTTGTACTATCAAATGCGAATGAAAGATTCTTTCCCAG
The nucleotide sequence above comes from Coccinella septempunctata chromosome 4, icCocSept1.1, whole genome shotgun sequence. Encoded proteins:
- the LOC123312570 gene encoding protein tramtrack, beta isoform-like isoform X1; its protein translation is MIRSNYRYYQQFQQKQPDTGSQTSTMSSQRFCLRWNNHQSNLLSVFDQLLQDESFVDVTLAVDGQFIRAHKIVLSACSPYFQSLFINHQEKHPIVILKDVPLADMKSLLDFMYKGEVSVDQDRLTAFLRVAENLRIKGLTEVNEEKCDNIASSLSQNNSYIPNLNRLPNVKRMGNNFNMLGNALLQPKRKRGRPRKLSGSSNPGDEYNENIVQGSPEHLEVKMGMDGFGGNNSDSSSSKADKDNDYEDSKIKAEMEPVAGTSKDESRDVSKSPENDYQSYDDTRSPPNKKQKKDSVNNNTTRTEEIPLPCQEFFSTSDVEGEENDNDIQEIDSNYDSIELPPTLTLDNSNEKKTKSQAKKIMEYEFANFDIILDDSNFREYSNSSRRISDSEKSARDFCVREKDNLFRCTVCDRVYTHISNFCRHYMTSHKVDVKMFSCPVCCKDFTRKDNMLAHLKIIHKQLS
- the LOC123312570 gene encoding protein tramtrack, alpha isoform-like isoform X2 encodes the protein MIRSNYRYYQQFQQKQPDTGSQTSTMSSQRFCLRWNNHQSNLLSVFDQLLQDESFVDVTLAVDGQFIRAHKIVLSACSPYFQSLFINHQEKHPIVILKDVPLADMKSLLDFMYKGEVSVDQDRLTAFLRVAENLRIKGLTEVNEEKCDNIASSLSQNNSYIPNLNRLPNVKRMGNNFNMLGNALLQPKRKRGRPRKLSGSSNPGDEYNENIVQGSPEHLEVKMGMDGFGGNNSDSSSSKADKDNDYEDSKIKAEMEPVAGTSKDESRDVSKSPENDYQSYDSPITQSLLTPKIEVTETTLQDPDVNRNSATENLNNTNTNTNPSTSGTPTLLNAMSAPTSKQPIKRRVRRRANSQSQDPAEQLTEMSVRGLNLFRYASINEGIYHCTECAKVDIQKTFKNKYSFQRHAFLYHEGHQRKVFPCPVCQKEFSRPDKMKNHMKTVHDCFMPKEVVFPPMGYFPIP